From one Suricata suricatta isolate VVHF042 chromosome 8, meerkat_22Aug2017_6uvM2_HiC, whole genome shotgun sequence genomic stretch:
- the LOC115298732 gene encoding bile acid receptor-like → MTNTYVTTPDGYCLTEPVPYYDILPQQINYHLYDTDFQESPFCQYSTVQFPTALESQSLQSHFNTYSLDPQFSGGECGLVSCDLNKPTCVVDHDAEEGYPGIKGSSLTHSSIQIKRQEELCVVCGDKASGYHYNALTCEGCKGFFRRSITKNAVYHCKNGGHCEMDMYMRRKCQECRLKKCKAVGMLAECLLTEIQCKSKRLRKNFKQKNRVSSSIKVEEEADNKPVSSTTSSGKVIKESMELTQEEHQLIKDIVAAHQKYTIPLEETKIFLQKHANPELSFLHLSETVVLHLQGLVDFTKGLPGFENLTTEDQTALLKGSKTEVMFLHGAQLYSLKECLSSASESTMRISHHSDHSLNCHNQSVNGSVIYSMKTFCKEDCPPTSLTGIAEEFINTLFYFYRRMSELNVTNTEYALLAATTVFFSDRPCLKNKQYVENIQEPVLQILYKYSKIYHPEDLQHFARLIGRLTELRTLNHNYSEILSTWKAEDPKLASLLSEKWDLLSHC, encoded by the exons TTCTACTGTCCAGTTTCCAACAGCTTTGGAGTCCCAATCTTTACAAAGTCATTTCAACACTTATAGCTTGGATCCACAGTTCAGTGGTGGAGAATGTGGACTTGTTTCCTGTGATTTAAATAAACCCACTTGTGTGGTTGACCATGATGCTGAAGAAGGATACCCTGGAATAAAAGGGTCCAGCCTAACTCATTCTTCTATTCAAATTAAGAGACAGGAAGAACTCTGTGTAGTGTGTGGTGACAAAGCATCAGGATATCATTACAATGCACTTACTTGTGAAGGTTGCAAAG GTTTTTTTCGACGTAGCATCACCAAAAATGCAGTATATCATTGCAAGAATGGTGGGCATTGTGAAATGGACATGTACATGCGTAGGAAATGTCAAGAGTGCAGACTAAAAAAGTGTAAGGCAGTAGGAATGTTGGCAGAAT GTTTGCTCACAGAAATCCAATGCAAATCAAAGAGACTTcgaaagaattttaagcagaagaaTAGGGTGTCCTCTAGCATCAAAGTTGAAGAGGAAGCAGACAACAAGCCTGTATCATCCACCACTAGTTCTGGAAAAGTG attaagGAGAGCATGGAACTAACTCAAGAGGAACATCAGCTCATCAAGGACATTGTGGCTGCTCATCAAAAATATACAATTCCTTTAGAGGAAACAAAGATATTT TTGCAGAAGCATGCAAATCCTGAGCTGAGCTTTTTGCATCTCTCAGAGACAGTGGTCCTACACCTACAGGGGTTAGTGGATTTTACTAAGGGACTCCCAG GATTTGAAAATTTGACAACTGAGGACCAGACTGCATTACTCAAAGGATCAAAAACTGAAGTGATGTTTCTTCATGGGGCCCAACTCTATAGTCTGAAAGAATGTCTTTCATCAGCTTCTGAAA GTACTATGAGAATATCACATCATTCAGATCACTCACTGAATTGTCACAATCAGAGTGTTAATGGAAGTGTTATTTATTCTATGAAAACCTTTTGTAAGGAAGACTGTCCTCCGACTTCACTGACTG GTATTGCTGAAGAATTTATTAACACATTGTTTTACTTCTATAGAAGAATGAGTGAGCTAAATGTTACTAACACTGAATATGCTCTGCTTGCAGCAACAACTGTGTTTTTTTCAG ATCGTCCATGCCTTAAAAATAAGCAGTATGTGGAAAATATACAGGAACCAGTTTTACAAATTTTgtacaaatattcaaaaatttatcATCCAGAAGACCTACAGCATTTTGCTCGTCTCATAGGGAGGCTCACTGAACTGAGGACACTAAATCACAACTACTCAGAAATACTTAGCACTTGGAAAGCAGAGGACCCCAAATTGGCTAGTTTACTCTCGGAGAAATGGGATTTGCTTTCACactgctga